The following are encoded together in the Adhaeribacter arboris genome:
- the xseA gene encoding exodeoxyribonuclease VII large subunit — MQTSAPLKLSQLNQLIQYAIDGVFREQTYAVIAETSNIKNYQDKRQCYLTLVEKAENSNEVLASIQAKIWGNCYRTIRNFEEITGQAFKDNIEILFKVRIQFHIYYGLTVLIEEIDCNYTIGKLALSRQAVLQKLIDQNPDAVQLVNGEFRTRNRQLNFPPVIQKIALISSAQADGYNDFVHELYLNKYQYTFQVDEYFAQVQGNEAANQICQKLIQIYQSQIAYDAVVIVRGGGSQLDFSAFDSYTVARAVARFPIPIITGIGHERNESICDLMARMPTKTPTKAAATIVSHNRAFEENLLHLQKIVISKTNEVLSAQKLILQTLHSKVIRKTHECLNQQQQRLRPLSGTVIQLINRLVHNQRFKLAKITYRLNGSTEALVKAEQHKLLTIRNTVKLLSPENVLKRGYAIIFRGDTIIKNAADVRPGDEITTLFQDSEIISTITETRSTYE; from the coding sequence ATGCAAACTTCCGCTCCCTTAAAATTATCGCAACTTAACCAACTGATCCAGTATGCCATTGATGGGGTTTTCCGGGAGCAAACCTACGCGGTAATTGCCGAAACCTCGAACATTAAAAATTATCAGGACAAGCGCCAATGTTATTTAACCCTGGTAGAAAAAGCGGAAAATTCCAACGAAGTTCTAGCCTCTATACAAGCGAAGATTTGGGGAAATTGCTACCGTACTATCCGTAACTTCGAAGAGATTACCGGGCAGGCTTTTAAGGATAATATTGAGATTTTATTTAAAGTCCGGATTCAATTTCACATCTACTACGGTCTCACCGTTTTAATTGAGGAGATCGATTGTAATTATACCATCGGGAAGCTAGCCCTTTCGCGGCAAGCCGTTTTACAAAAGTTAATCGACCAGAATCCGGATGCCGTACAATTAGTGAACGGTGAATTCCGGACGCGCAACCGGCAACTCAATTTTCCGCCGGTAATTCAAAAAATTGCCTTAATTTCTTCTGCCCAGGCCGATGGATATAACGACTTTGTGCATGAACTGTATCTAAACAAATACCAGTATACTTTTCAGGTGGATGAATATTTCGCGCAGGTACAAGGCAACGAAGCGGCGAATCAAATCTGTCAAAAACTGATTCAAATTTATCAATCTCAAATCGCCTACGACGCGGTAGTTATTGTAAGGGGCGGCGGCAGTCAATTAGATTTTAGCGCTTTCGACTCGTATACGGTAGCGCGGGCGGTGGCTCGCTTTCCCATTCCCATTATAACGGGTATCGGGCACGAACGGAACGAATCTATTTGCGATTTAATGGCCCGGATGCCCACCAAAACCCCAACGAAGGCGGCCGCCACTATTGTCAGCCATAACCGGGCGTTCGAAGAAAATTTACTGCACTTACAAAAAATAGTTATTTCTAAAACAAACGAAGTTTTAAGCGCCCAAAAGTTAATCCTACAAACCTTACATTCTAAAGTAATCCGGAAAACGCACGAGTGTTTAAATCAACAGCAGCAACGGTTAAGGCCCTTATCCGGAACCGTTATTCAATTAATAAACCGGCTCGTTCATAACCAGCGGTTTAAATTAGCTAAAATTACCTATCGCTTAAACGGCAGCACCGAAGCCTTGGTAAAAGCAGAACAGCATAAATTATTAACTATCCGGAATACAGTTAAGCTTCTTAGTCCGGAAAATGTTCTGAAGCGTGGTTACGCTATTATATTCCGGGGCGATACCATCATTAAAAATGCCGCCGATGTTAGGCCCGGTGACGAAATAACTACTCTGTTCCAGGACTCTGAAATTATTAGTACCATTACCGAAACCCGCTCGACGTATGAATAA
- the xseB gene encoding exodeoxyribonuclease VII small subunit, with translation MNKVNDDLTYQQALEELENIVEALEDETIPVDELAIKVKRASDLIEFCQAKLTETDEEVKKILTYLEDKTKK, from the coding sequence ATGAATAAGGTAAATGATGATTTAACGTACCAACAAGCCTTGGAAGAATTAGAAAATATTGTAGAAGCTTTGGAAGATGAAACCATTCCGGTGGATGAACTGGCAATAAAAGTAAAGCGCGCATCGGATTTAATTGAGTTTTGTCAGGCTAAACTGACCGAAACGGATGAAGAGGTGAAGAAAATTTTAACTTACCTGGAAGATAAAACTAAAAAATAG
- a CDS encoding LytR/AlgR family response regulator transcription factor, with translation MIKVLIIDDEPLARSLILEYLQAFPQIKVLQECNDGFEGVKAVQLHQPDLIFLDIQMPKINGFEMLELLEEPPTVIFTTAFDQYALKAFEAHAVDYLLKPFSQDRFNKAINKWLEHKLTIPENKMKTDALLETAAQSAERHDRVVVKLGHKINIIPVVDIQYLAADDDYVNLHTTQGTYLKNRTMSYFEKSLDPQQFVRVHRSYMVQISQITRLDPYQKDTYIAKLRSGAEIPVSRSGYTKLKAVLQL, from the coding sequence ATGATTAAAGTATTGATTATTGACGATGAACCCCTGGCTCGTTCGTTGATTCTGGAATACCTGCAAGCTTTTCCGCAAATTAAAGTTTTACAAGAATGTAACGATGGATTTGAAGGAGTAAAAGCCGTGCAATTACACCAACCGGATTTAATATTTCTAGATATTCAAATGCCTAAGATTAACGGATTTGAAATGCTGGAATTACTCGAAGAACCACCCACCGTAATTTTCACTACTGCCTTTGACCAGTACGCCTTAAAAGCTTTTGAAGCTCATGCGGTAGATTATTTATTAAAGCCTTTTAGCCAGGATAGATTTAATAAAGCCATTAATAAGTGGCTTGAACATAAATTAACTATTCCCGAAAACAAAATGAAAACGGATGCCTTATTGGAAACCGCTGCCCAATCGGCGGAGCGCCACGACCGGGTTGTCGTTAAATTAGGACACAAAATTAATATTATTCCGGTGGTAGATATTCAGTACTTAGCTGCCGACGACGATTACGTAAACTTACACACGACCCAAGGGACTTATTTAAAGAACCGGACCATGAGTTACTTTGAAAAATCTTTAGACCCCCAGCAATTTGTGCGGGTTCACCGCTCCTATATGGTTCAGATATCGCAAATAACGCGCTTAGATCCTTACCAGAAAGATACTTATATTGCCAAGCTACGTTCCGGCGCCGAAATTCCGGTAAGTCGTAGCGGTTACACGAAACTGAAAGCAGTGCTTCAACTTTAA
- a CDS encoding sensor histidine kinase: MGLLQAYALNSFGWEGKVVWSDCAISNILLIGAAFVLINILRFYRPRIDRYWLLLSYSLFFAVIWLFLCYQFLLFCNDDQPNYELFLVRSLPIRFIFGFLTMSWITMLTIIWHNQQDQKAHQQRQTQAEKLAREAELLNLREQLNPHFLFNSLNSINALVGSRPAEARHMIHQLSDFLRGTLKKDEDQWVSLTEELNHLQLYLDIEKVRFGHRLQTEITSEPGCAQMHLPPMLLQPIVENAIKFGLYDTIDGVIIRIQAECLENHLRLTIQNPFDPQTARPRQGTGFGLSSVQRRLYLLFARYDLFATKVDGSLFTTILIIPQL, encoded by the coding sequence TTGGGGCTTTTGCAAGCTTATGCCTTAAATAGTTTTGGTTGGGAAGGTAAAGTAGTATGGTCGGATTGTGCCATCAGCAATATCCTACTCATTGGGGCAGCCTTTGTTTTAATCAACATTCTGCGCTTCTATCGCCCTCGGATTGACCGGTACTGGCTTTTACTTTCGTACAGTTTATTTTTTGCGGTTATTTGGCTGTTCTTGTGCTACCAATTTCTTCTTTTTTGTAACGATGATCAGCCCAACTACGAGTTGTTTTTAGTGCGTTCTTTACCTATCCGGTTTATTTTTGGTTTTTTGACTATGAGCTGGATTACCATGCTCACCATTATCTGGCACAATCAGCAAGATCAGAAAGCTCACCAGCAACGTCAGACACAGGCCGAAAAGCTGGCCCGCGAAGCTGAGCTCTTAAATTTGCGCGAACAATTAAATCCGCATTTTTTGTTTAATAGCTTAAACTCGATTAATGCGCTGGTAGGCAGCCGGCCCGCCGAGGCCCGCCACATGATTCACCAATTATCCGACTTTTTACGGGGCACGCTTAAGAAAGACGAAGACCAATGGGTAAGCCTTACCGAAGAATTAAACCACTTGCAACTGTACCTGGACATTGAAAAAGTACGTTTCGGACACCGGCTGCAAACAGAAATAACTTCGGAGCCTGGATGCGCCCAGATGCATCTGCCGCCCATGCTGCTGCAGCCTATTGTAGAGAATGCCATTAAGTTTGGTTTATATGACACCATCGACGGCGTTATTATCCGAATTCAGGCCGAATGCTTAGAAAACCATTTGCGCCTGACGATTCAAAACCCTTTCGATCCCCAAACAGCCCGGCCCCGCCAAGGTACGGGGTTTGGTTTAAGCAGCGTTCAACGCAGGCTGTATTTACTTTTTGCCCGTTATGATTTGTTCGCCACCAAAGTAGATGGTTCGCTTTTTACCACCATTTTAATTATTCCGCAACTATGA
- a CDS encoding LiaF transmembrane domain-containing protein, producing the protein MNSTRTSSSSGKIVAGLIIVTVGTVFLLRQLGYHFPHWLFSWPMIFIVIGLINGAKSSFRNFAWLAFIGLGFAFLLDQMYPVYQITRFTWPLLIIGAGLFMIFRRNHSWPDRSEYRQRWHQRRNNFAPPVQDQSSTIPILNGDEPLASATAVPPIEPVISAANHSSTPDSSVAFNPEFVDISAILGGVKRNIFSKNLTGADITCIMGGAELNFSQADIQGRVVMDLTMIMGGCKLIVPSNWEVISEITAIMGGVEDRRSLAPTLKSPNPKVLVLQGVAFMGGLEIQSYI; encoded by the coding sequence ATGAACTCTACTCGCACATCTTCCTCATCTGGTAAAATAGTGGCTGGTTTAATAATTGTTACCGTAGGTACCGTTTTTCTACTGCGTCAGCTAGGTTACCATTTTCCCCACTGGCTGTTTTCCTGGCCCATGATTTTTATTGTAATAGGTTTGATTAACGGCGCTAAAAGCAGCTTTCGTAATTTTGCCTGGTTAGCCTTTATCGGGCTTGGGTTTGCGTTTTTACTGGATCAAATGTACCCGGTTTACCAAATTACCCGTTTTACCTGGCCGCTGTTAATTATTGGCGCTGGTCTGTTTATGATCTTTCGGCGGAACCATTCGTGGCCGGATCGCTCCGAATACCGGCAACGCTGGCACCAGCGCCGGAATAATTTTGCTCCCCCAGTACAAGATCAATCTTCCACTATTCCAATTTTAAATGGCGACGAACCACTTGCTTCTGCAACTGCTGTCCCACCAATTGAGCCGGTTATATCTGCCGCCAATCATTCCTCCACTCCCGATTCTTCGGTTGCTTTTAATCCGGAGTTCGTGGATATCAGTGCCATATTGGGTGGCGTGAAGCGTAATATATTTTCTAAAAATTTAACGGGCGCGGATATCACTTGTATTATGGGCGGAGCAGAACTCAACTTTTCGCAAGCTGATATTCAGGGACGGGTAGTAATGGATTTAACCATGATTATGGGCGGCTGTAAATTAATTGTGCCCTCTAATTGGGAAGTAATTTCGGAAATTACCGCCATTATGGGTGGTGTGGAAGACCGGCGCAGCCTCGCTCCGACCCTAAAATCTCCTAACCCGAAAGTGCTGGTTCTGCAGGGAGTGGCGTTCATGGGCGGATTGGAAATTCAAAGTTACATCTAG
- a CDS encoding RNA polymerase sigma factor encodes MNDKSPNIIQTIGAYGKGLFNFIRGRVTTKEEAEDILQDVWYQLSHVTDLDEVEQMSSWLFRVARNKIIDRSRKKTVESLENFTYADEDGEYSIADILLIDDADPETEYLKDLFWQELFTALDELPKNQKQVFIWNELEDKTLQQIADMTGENLKTIISRKGYAVKHLRKRLENLYNEFLDL; translated from the coding sequence ATGAATGATAAGTCGCCAAATATAATTCAAACCATAGGTGCTTACGGTAAAGGTTTATTTAACTTTATTCGTGGTCGGGTTACAACCAAAGAAGAAGCAGAAGATATTTTGCAGGATGTTTGGTACCAGCTCAGTCATGTAACGGATTTAGATGAAGTAGAACAGATGAGCAGTTGGCTCTTTCGGGTGGCCCGGAATAAAATTATTGATCGCAGCCGGAAAAAAACCGTGGAATCGCTGGAGAACTTTACTTACGCCGATGAAGATGGGGAATACAGTATTGCCGATATTTTATTAATTGATGATGCTGACCCTGAAACCGAGTACCTGAAAGATCTATTTTGGCAGGAGCTTTTTACGGCTTTAGATGAATTACCTAAAAATCAGAAACAGGTTTTTATCTGGAACGAACTGGAAGATAAAACACTACAACAAATTGCGGATATGACCGGTGAAAATTTAAAAACAATTATATCGCGTAAAGGCTACGCCGTAAAACATTTGCGTAAACGTTTAGAAAACTTGTATAACGAATTTTTAGATTTATAA